TTCATAATTAGTTATCGCAATTTTTCCATTTTCTGAAACAACAGCCATTTTTTTTCTATCTTTTACGTCTCGACCGATTAGTGTTTCTATTCTTCCAGAAATATTTTTAAAATTACCCTTACAAATACACACATATCTTTTTTCTATAGTTTTATCTTTAAACATTTCCGTTAATCTCACATGACTTATATCATTTTTAGCTATTATTATCAAGCCACTTGTATCTTTATCTAGCCTATGAACAATCCCTGGTCTTATAACTCCATTTATTGTCGATAAATCTTTTATATGATAAAGAACTGCATTTACAAGAGTTCCTGTGTAATACCCTTGTGCAGGGTGAACTATCACTCCTGGGTCTTTATTTATAACAACTAAATCTTTATCCTCATAAACAATTTCTATAGGTAAATTTTCAGGCAAAACTTCTAAAATTTCATCCTCTGGAATTTTTACTGTTATATTTTCATTCCCCTTTAACTTGTTCCCACTTTTTGTTTTAGACTTTCCATCTATCATTATATTTTTATTATCTATTAATTTTTGAATATAGCTTCTTGTTGCATCTTGAAAAAATTCACTTAAAAAGGCATCTAATCTTTTTCCTT
This portion of the Candidatus Cetobacterium colombiensis genome encodes:
- a CDS encoding RluA family pseudouridine synthase; amino-acid sequence: MEKYKEIIEVKAEDKDKGKRLDAFLSEFFQDATRSYIQKLIDNKNIMIDGKSKTKSGNKLKGNENITVKIPEDEILEVLPENLPIEIVYEDKDLVVINKDPGVIVHPAQGYYTGTLVNAVLYHIKDLSTINGVIRPGIVHRLDKDTSGLIIIAKNDISHVRLTEMFKDKTIEKRYVCICKGNFKNISGRIETLIGRDVKDRKKMAVVSENGKIAITNYEVIDSVAGFSLVDVGIETGRTHQIRVHMKSLNHPILGDETYGSSSELAKRQMLHSYYLKFNHPITQEEIIILGELKEDFKNVAKKLKLDVSKISRLYK